The DNA sequence CTGCATAGGGTGCGTATAGATTACCGTTTTGCTGTGGGTGTATATGAGGTGACATTTGCCGAATGGTATGCCTGTATAGATGCAGGAGGTTGTGGAAACTATATTCCGGATGATATGCACTGGGGTCGCGGGAAACGTCCTGTGATCAATGTGAGTTGGGACGATGCGCAGTCTTATGTGCGCTGGTTGTCCGCCCGGACGGGTAAAACGTATCGTTTATTGAGTGAATCGGAATGGGAATATGTGGCACGTGCAGGGACAGAGACAGCGTATAGCTGGGGTAATAGCATCGGTGTCAACCGTGCCAATTGCAGGGGCTGCGGCAGTCAGTGGGATGATGCGAAGACAGCGCCAGTGGGATCTTTTGCAGCCAATGCGTGGGGCGTTCACGATATGCACGGCAATGTGCGGGAGTGGGTGCAAGATTGTTGGCATGACAATTACGAGGGCGCACCTACAGATGGAAGTGTGTGGGGGTCTGAGGAGGAGTGCGGGCGCGTGATGCGTGGTGGTTCGTGGGACTACGGACCGTGGAACCTGCGTTCTGCGGGTCGCGCTGGGGGGTACACCGTCAATTACCGAAACGAGAAGAACGGTTTTCGAGTTGCCCGGGATCTT is a window from the Gemmatimonadota bacterium genome containing:
- a CDS encoding SUMF1/EgtB/PvdO family nonheme iron enzyme, which encodes MIVVPSGRFTMGSSRGEAHHEDDEEPLHRVRIDYRFAVGVYEVTFAEWYACIDAGGCGNYIPDDMHWGRGKRPVINVSWDDAQSYVRWLSARTGKTYRLLSESEWEYVARAGTETAYSWGNSIGVNRANCRGCGSQWDDAKTAPVGSFAANAWGVHDMHGNVREWVQDCWHDNYEGAPTDGSVWGSEEECGRVMRGGSWDYGPWNLRSAGRAGGYTVNYRNEKNGFRVARDL